DNA sequence from the Telopea speciosissima isolate NSW1024214 ecotype Mountain lineage unplaced genomic scaffold, Tspe_v1 Tspe_v1.0525, whole genome shotgun sequence genome:
TGCTCAGTACTGTTGTTGGATAGTGAACTATTGAAGAACATCATTTCACATATTTAATTCTTGTTTATGGAGTTGGTTCtgttttatataaaaaaaaggtacTGATTCAACAGTAGACATATTTAGATTTCTAATTTGTCTATACATATTTTTAAAAGTTGTATATCTTTCAGAATTTTGAGTCAATATATGTAGATTTTGATTTGCTTGTACCACAACAAGGCTGCAAGTGCACAAAACTGAGAAGGGGATATTAAAGTGTAACTGAAAATCATGGGAGAGAAATGAAGATTTTTTTCCCAATTAGATTATGAAATTAaacagtaaaataaaaaaaaaactgataaaTGCTTGTCTAAGAGTGAGAATGCAATTTGTTGTCGTTGTATTCTTTGCCTATGCTTGTGTACACATGTGCACACCTGTGTGTGGTAAATCAAATGGTGTCATAGTAGATTGTTGCATGCAAGATATAGTCAGTTTTTAGTAGCATGGAGGCCCTCAGTAGTGTTGACCCTTTAACTCTTCCACACATCCAAACTTGCAACATATGGGAGAGTCAAttatatcccccccccccccccaacaacaGGAAAAAACCATGTTAAATGCTTGTCTGCAAGCGCGAATGCAACTTGCAGAGAGAAAGAGTGATGTGATCCcgggtttcaaaaccctattATGAATCGCTATGGGCCCACATGAATAAGAGAACACTAAAATAATAGACttagtggcaaaacagtaattaTTTTGAGGTTTATAAGaagagtggcagaactgtaaatATTCTGATCATGAGAGGATTACTAAGGTAGGCTAAATAAAAAGACGACTGGTAATAGGATTTAAAGAGTAGGGACCAACTTGGAacagaataaaaataaaggacaAAAGAGAATTAGAGTAAAAGAGGGGTAATTTTGGAAAAGGAGGGGATACAGTGACACTTAACAACCTGTCACCATGGTCTTCTTCCACCTTATGATAGGAAGAGAAAACCAGAATACTAAGCGGAAAAAACCAGGATTCTTCCAAGTCATCAAACTCCCTAACTGGTGATCCAATCAAAGTGAAACTTTGGGGTTGGATTTGTAACTCCTAAGCCTCCTAGAATCAACCGACAGaaatccttgggatcaaatAGTTTTGTAAAAGTAAGTGGCTAAAGCTCAACTGGTGGAAGTTAGAGGGACCATTTCTGATGGTGGGTTGAGTCTTCACAGCTGAGGGGGATCTTAGGGACCAAGACTTCAGGGTTAGGGTTGCCTATGGGTAAGTAAACTATGCCTCCAATATGAAGGAAAACAGAAGAGGGGTAAGAGAGGTCAAACAAATCTCTCACAGTTCTGCTACTTCGATCACAGCAGGgaggaaataaaagaacacGATGTTAACAAGGAATAGAGAAGAATAATAAAGGAGGAAGTAGATTGTAcctggagggggggggggggagggagaataAGAAATCggaaaagaggaaaagcacGGTCACACAGCACCACAGTCGTAAGAGACAAACTCCAATTCAATATTTACTCAATCAATCCCCTTAATCGTTGATTACAGCCAtatataaaagagagaaaaaatccaaactaaactctaaaactgaaacctAAAATTAACTTGGACTCTTATCTATCGGCATCTAAACTCCTATCTAGTTTTAACTTCAAAAATACAATATTAACCGCAGTGCGATAAACACCCAAACTACCCCTACTGGATGTAACTGTATCAGAAAGGGCATTGAACCTCCATatgattttatatttatttatattttgctTTGTATGAATGACTTTGTTGAACCTCTATATCATTTTAGGAAAAGCAAGAATTTATATATTAAGGTTTTCTCAGTAAATTTGAACAGTGTTGCTTTGATATCCTGGACATTGAAGTCCCAAAAAGCTCATTTTGCTCTTGCTCACATTATCAGTTGTTATTAACTTCTTCTGAGAATACTTTATCTTGCTCACACTCAGTTGTTATTAACTTCTCCCAAGAAAATTTTGGATGATCTTTTGAATATGTCTCTTCTTTGCAGTTGGTCAGGCGATTGCAAAGTCAGGAGGGTGAAGTTGCTGGAGAAGATGAACCCGCAACTCCTAAGAAAATTTTTCAGCTTTTGCATCAGGTACTTCTGCTTATGATGCTTATGACATTCATTAAGTGGCTGTAGTGATGCAATAAACCAAATTGGTTAATCATCATTTGTGTTAGCACAGCAAAACTTAtagattttttacattttctcTTACTTTATCCCCCATGgtattttcaaataaagtgATCAAGAATGATCTCGTGTTTGTTTAAAGTTTCTTGCAAGGTCTTTGTGTTTTCTAGGATTTGAGATGGAAGAATATATTGTAAAAAACTAGACCACCTCAGggtgcttccttttttttgttttttcataatCTTCACATGGAAAGCTCTTATGTCTTGTCTGTTGTTTGTATCAGCTCATCGATTGAATGTGCTGTCCAGTTGTCCTTCTTTAATGATTTaatctatttaccaaaaaatcaTCAAATTTTGTTTCAGACTATTGAGGCTTTGTTATCTGTTCCAGCACCTGAACTTGCGCTGAGATTGTACTTGCAGTGTGCTGAGGTATGTCTAAATGTCATGCTTAAAGATTTTGACACAACTGCAATTTTTTCTGGTCAACCGTACAATATAATTTCAAGTGCTGCAGCATGACTGATATACATTACAGGATTGCATTTGCTCAAACTGTATTTGTGCTAATTTTTATTGGCTCTTGGTTTCTGGATGCAGGCTGCCAATGACTGTGATCTTGAACCCATTGCATATGAGTTTTTCACCCAAGCGTTTATCTTGTATGAAGAAGAAGTTGCGGTAATTGATCTGGAGCCTTGTTTCTTTTTAGGGGGCTTGGATCTGCTTTACTTGTTCCTTCAGGGGAAATTCGTAGTTCCATCAAATTACTTATCAAGTTACACTATAATTTTTGTAGTTTGCTCACAAGGATGTGTACATTGTTGTAGGATTCAAAAGCACAGGTAACTGCAATCCACCTAATAATAGGGACTCTTCAGAGGATGAATGTATTTGGTGTTGAGAACAGGGATACGCTCACACATAAGGCCACAGGGGTAATAGTTCTATCACATCTGATTATTGAGCCATAGCCGAGTAATGCTGTAACCCTAAtaataaatttttctttaattgatCAGTATTCAGCAAAACTTTTAAAGAAACCTGATCAGTGCAAAGCAGTTTATGCATGTTCGCATCTCTTCTGGGTCAATGAACAGGATGGTGTCAAGGATGGAGAAAGGTGCATTTCTGTACACTTGGCATATGCATTTATACACATGCACTAATATGTTAATTCATGCATGTGGCTTTGTTTTATGTTGTTGAAGGGTTCATCTGGGGTAAGGTGCACTAATAAAGCAGCTTGCTCATTGCCCTAAGGATCTTGCCCAGTGTTATATGAGTAGGATGTAACCAATAAATTTACTTATAtctgttttatttatttgttttttctgtTGTGAAAATTTACCTTACCCCAATGTAAAAGCGGAATTTCCAGGCGCCCAAGGCGCTTTTTGTGTCGAGACGTGGTCGTCACGCCTTGCGCATGACCGGGTAGCGTTCTATTAATCTAATTAATTTCCTAACAAATCACTGTATAGGTAAATTTTCTTACCCTTTGCTGCACCTTTTTTTTGACCAATTAGTTTCATTAATACAGAGTGTATAGCTGAAATGAGGtcgttgagatggatgagtggtaaaagtaaaaaagataaaataaggaatgaacaaattataGCTAATTTAgaagtagctccgatacatgatatgTTGCAAGAAAGGGTTTTGAGGTTGGCATGGGCATgtgcaacagaggcctttgaATGTTACACTACAAaagggtgatttgattcagattgaagtagctaaaagagccaagggtaggcctaaaatgatccTAGGAGAAGTGAGGGAACACATGCATAGCTTGGGATAGTAACTAGTGTGGCTTtcaatagagctgattggagaaaaaggatctaTGTAGCTGACCtcttttagttgggataaggctgagttgagtttgaGTCTCATTAATTAAACTTCTTTAGCATGTATGAATATTGTAATTTGAGTATTATGATGAGTATAACTTCTCCCAaagacagaaaaaaaagaaaacctcaaTCAGGTGGTAATGCAACCACTTGGTACATGTCTTGGTAGTTTTATAACAGACTTGTATTTTCAGAAATGACTGCCAATATTTAATAACAGACTTGTATCTAATACATGAGTGTCTagtctaaaaaagaaaagaaaaacgaacaagaagaaaaaaattggatttgtATTTGATGGTTAGTGGTTGAACTATAACGTCCAGTTAAGGGTATgccagttcatttttttttcggGTTGATGGTTAGATTATTCCTAATAATTGGTATAACCtctttttttgtaaaattaagATGCTCTTGTTGGCATTAAATGTGTACAAAGAAAAATGCGAGCAATAGAAGTTAGAAAATTGAAAGCCctgtgtgtatgtgtgcaacTAGGGCTGAGCCTGAACAGACTTTGGATCCAACCTGGCCAAGTTTTATACATGCTGCTAGTGAATGTTTATAACAAATTATGTGGGGCTGAAGCCCGGACTCTTGAGATTTTTCTAGGAGACTTTGAAACCTAGGTATTATTGCACTTGTTTTTGTGATTTCCTTTCTGATAGTTGGCTAAAAGATCAAATTAAGCTAAAGTGTGTGATATGCCTGTTGGATACCTAGATCTGACCACTTGACCTTAGCTGGGAGACCGGTTGGAAACAATCTTGTTTAAAACTTCTCATTCTGGCTTCATTTGTATGTAATCATTGTTATCTGTAAGGATTCTATCTTCTAGTAGTGCAAGGAGCACTAAATGCCATTGGTCGTTCAGCAATTAGTCTTGGTGGGGATTTATCTGGTGGATATTTCAAGCTTGGTGCCTGTAGTTTCTCATATGTTGGCAATTAGGAAATAAATCATGGcaattcattttctttcctttctccagGGTCCTGCTGTGCCTAAAGCGTGCATTAAGGATTGCAAATGCTGCTCAACAGATGGCCAATGTGACAAGGGGTAGCAGTGGACTAGTCACACTCTTCATTGAAATACTAAACAAGTAGATTCAACCAGAACCGAAACTACTGTTCTTTGTAATCTTTTGGCTGTTTTTTGCTGAAGGGTCTGACAAACCTCCTCTTATCTTAATTCTAGGTATCTTTATTTCTTTGAGAAAGGGAACCTTCAGATCACTAGTGAAGCAATTCAGGGCCTGATCGAATTAATCACGACAGAGATGCAAAGCGATACAACAACATCAGATCCATTTGCAGAAGCATTTTTTGCCAGCACATTGCGATACATTCAGTTCCAGAAACAGAAAGGTGGTGCAATGGGTGAAAAATATGAGCCCATCAAGGACTGATTTGCATGAAGGTAGACATTTCCAGGATGTAAAGCTGCGGCTAGTTGTGTTGTGAGGGGTACAGAATGATTCTAAGGCTTGGTTTCTGTTCTCCTCCAACAAAATGAAAGAGCTTTTTCATTTTgccttttctccattttctttacAAAGTGAAACATCTCTGTGGACAGAAGGGGTGAGGACCCCAAAAGTGAAAAGAAAGGTTGTACCTTGTACTGATCCAATGCAGTGTGCGCTGTTGTCGGCATTGTGAGTCTTTGGTGGGGAAGTATGTATCCTTTCTCTGCTGTTGCCACTCACACTGAGTTTTGttggtaatctctctctttgttggGGAACTATGTATCCTTCCCCTGCTGTTGCTAGTCCCGCACCGAGACATCATGAATGACCTTTAACTATTTGAAGGTCAAAAcattgttttcttctccttccccacccctctcctctctttaaCTTGATTTTTACCCCGTTCAAAAGGTTACCATGGTAGGTTGATGTTGTAAAGTGACTTCTTATACAAGGTTCAGTGTATAACAGAAAGGGCAGTTAAAAGATGATTCTTCTGTACTTTTGCACATATTTGTCATCTTTTACATATCCGTTGCTTCaaatccctccccctccccccccccccccccctttttttttcatctaTGGAATGCTGCAAATTCCCTTACCTCCACCCTCCCTCCcgctcttttttgtttttggcgTGGGTAGGGGGTGTTAGTGTGAGCCGGTGTCATCGCAATCGGAAGAAAATTAGCTGCCTTGTGGCAGCATGATTGGCATTCAAATGTGGTCCCCACGTAGGGGCCACTAATCCCTATTTTATGaggattttcaattttcaatattTCGGGATCAATTCCCATAAATTGCAGAATTTATGCCGAAGGTCATAGATCTCTCTTAAAAAAAAGGTGTGACAAATTTCTATCAGTTTCTTTTGCAAGTTTTAACAAGGCTTTTGGCCTAATCAGCACAATTGGAAAAGGTTTTGATTGGAGCGAGTTATCggagttgagaaaaaaaaaaaacacatgaaaTTTGGTCAAGAATTCTGAAGACTTGtccaactttaaaaaaatgatcAGATCAGGTTAGACTcagttttatatttttattgatttggtGTTTTTTTCCAAATCATGTGAAATTTATTGAGtctgattttttaaatttgtgtagggttatttccaaatgcctTTCTGAAAATGGTCGAATTTACAAttgtttttttgaattttcactAATTCCACGTGCACCCTAAGTACCATTATAGTCTCTGCCGTTAGACGAGACGTTATAACATAACGGATCCCTGTTTTTAAATTTCGatggaccattttgccctttgataagatagaatgacaaaaatatccttacttaaacaaaaaaaaacccggcgactcatcttccccaaatcgtttagggtttggggaagatgaggaatCGATGCTTACAGGAAAGGTGGATATCATGCTGTGAGAGTTGGAGATCCGTTCTCTGGTGGTCGATACATCGCTCAAAGGAAGCTCGGTTGGGGCAATTTCTCCACTCTTTGTCCGTGTTTTAGATTTTGAAGggaatttcttctctttcctgaAACTTGATTGCGAGTACTTTTCTCTTTCTGTTTTCCTTTCCTGGTAATTTGATGTGAAGATTAGTTTATACTTTTAAAACTTTGAAGTTCAAAGTTGCATGTTCCTCTTCCTGCTTTTGTTAGGTTTCTTACGGTGGCTGGTTGATTCGTAGGTGGTGGATTTGATTGTT
Encoded proteins:
- the LOC122648166 gene encoding vacuolar protein sorting-associated protein 35B-like, yielding MHVEHELFIENFRISADCICIQVIEAQVDMPVVGAITLYVSLLTFTLRVHPDRLDYVDQVLGDCVKKLSGKPRLEDSRATKQVVALLSAPLEKYNDIVTALNLSNYPRVMDHLDNATNKVMAVVIIQSIMKNNTCISTADKVEALFELIKGLIKDLDGSPVEELDEEDFKEEQNSVARLIHMLYNDDPEEMLKIICTVRKHILAGGLKRLPFTVPPLIFSALKLVRRLQSQEGEVAGEDEPATPKKIFQLLHQTIEALLSVPAPELALRLYLQCAEAANDCDLEPIAYEFFTQAFILYEEEVADSKAQVTAIHLIIGTLQRMNVFGVENRDTLTHKATGYSAKLLKKPDQCKAVYACSHLFWVNEQDGVKDGERVLLCLKRALRIANAAQQMANVTRGSSGLVTLFIEILNKYLYFFEKGNLQITSEAIQGLIELITTEMQSDTTTSDPFAEAFFASTLRYIQFQKQKGGAMGEKYEPIKD